The following proteins come from a genomic window of Dreissena polymorpha isolate Duluth1 chromosome 1, UMN_Dpol_1.0, whole genome shotgun sequence:
- the LOC127844529 gene encoding MAM and LDL-receptor class A domain-containing protein 1-like, with protein sequence MEQDSAPAKRLVPPSVGTTASPTCGAGQYQCPQSNCIPMSQVCDFQNDCFDGSDETNCGPCTFENDLCSWQDISSGIFQWNRGAANTSYGPATDHTSNSRIGHYAFVQGAVGVFPDYAILSSPALPAASANCEMNFFYYNSGTQFQVTYFANGRKLTLWVNSLDTTNQWKQGTVYLGQRFGPQQAGFRLRFESLPRGNALNNNAIIAVDDVTFSNCKVGAALPTATCNFETDFCLWGQDQNDQFDWTRINGSTQSVGTGPSGDHTSGSGSYIYIETSSPRVKGDIARLTSANFPPTSSQGTCLSFWYNMFGPSIGTLNLYLQTSSNKTLFWSKSGTQGDAWNQAQRTIVSNIDYQLIFEGIVGSGYQGDIALDDVTTTAGQCPPNLACDFQNDFCSWQQSTTDNFDWTRNKNGTSTLNTGPPYDHTFGSDSGYYAYIETSAPKQPGDQAVLVSPTFVSTSPQCFNFWYHMYGTTIGRLVIHQRSLGSSSPTEIWIKSGDQGNQWRKAQVTVYPRDNVPYTIEIVGFKGNGYTGDIAIDDLVTLSGACPPTGFCDFERDNCQWTNTGGDDFDWQRDKGGTQTLTTGPTVDHTLGSSMGYYLYIETSGNNRRIGEKAWLVSDYQDPRTAVCISFWYHMYGAGIGSLNVYTKQVSSGSMVKVWQLSGNQGNVWQQANVDISSNNQFTIIFEGVYGGSYLGDIAMDDVLISYTQCSSVTPMTTQYPGVGSSPATYPPSPIDCTFEIGLCSWSQDQTDTFDWSPNSGSTASLKTGPASDHTLQTNAGHYMYIENSGKSVNSSARLLSPIQPVDISGLCFKFCLGPQFKSSLKVLPVRLAMVT encoded by the exons ATGGAGCAGGACAGTGCCCCAGCCAAACGTCTGG TCCCTCCTTCAGTTGGTACCACCGCTAGTCCAACATGCGGCGCAGGTCAGTACCAGTGCCCTCAAAGCAACTGCATACCAATGAGCCAAGTGTGTGACTTCCAAAACGACTGCTTTGATGGCTCTGACGAAACCAACTGTGGACCTTGCACCTTTGAGAATGACCTTTGCAGCTGGCAGGACATAAGTTCTGGAATATTCCAGTGGAACCGAGGGGCTGCTAACACGTCCTATGGCCCAGCCACAGACCACACGTCCAATTCTCGCATCGGCCACTATGCATTTGTTCAAGGGGCAGTGGGTGTTTTCCCTGATTATGCCATTCTGTCAAGTCCAGCCCTGCCAGCAGCCTCTGCCAATTGTgaaatgaatttcttttattATAATTCTGGAACTCAGTTCCAAGTTACTTACTTTGCCAATGGAAGAAAACTGACACTTTGGGTGAATAGTTTGGATACTACCAACCAGTGGAAGCAAGGTACAGTTTATCTTGGTCAAAGATTTGGCCCTCAACAGGCTGGCTTCCGTCTGAGGTTTGAATCTTTGCCAAGAGGTAATGCACTCAACAATAATGCAATCATTGCAGTAGATGATGTTACCTTCTCAAACTGTAAAGTTGGTGCCGCTCTACCGACTGCAACGTGTAACTTTGAGACTGATTTCTGCTTGTGGGGTCAAGACCAAAACGATCAATTTGATTGGACAAGGATAAATGGGTCAACACAATCCGTTGGCACAGGTCCAAGTGGTGATCATACTTCTGGCTCTGGCAGTtacatttatattgaaacatCATCCCCTCGAGTAAAAGGTGATATTGCCCGGCTTACGTCTGCTAATTTCCCGCCAACTTCCAGCCAAGGCACATGTCTGTCATTCTGGTACAACATGTTTGGTCCATCCATAGGAACGCTAAACCTCTACCTCCAAACAAGCAGCAATAAGACTCTGTTTTGGTCCAAGTCTGGAACTCAAGGAGATGCATGGAACCAAGCCCAGAGGACCATTGTTTCTAACATTGATTACCAGTTGATATTTGAAGGAATTGTGGGTAGTGGTTACCAGGGTGACATTGCACTTGATGACGTCACAACGACTGCTGGCCAGTGCCCGCCAAATCTTGCATGCGACTTCCAAAATGACTTTTGCAGCTGGCAACAATCTACTACTGACAACTTTGATTGGACAAGAAATAAAAATGGAACTTCCACCTTAAATACTGGTCCACCGTATGACCACACATTTGGATCAGACTCTGGTTATTACGCATACATTGAAACCTCAGCACCAAAACAACCAGGGGACCAAGCCGTTCTTGTAAGCCCAACATTTGTGAGTACTTCTCCGCAATGCTTTAATTTCTGGTATCACATGTACGGAACAACAATAGGCAGGCTTGTAATCCACCAAAGAAGCTTGGGCTCTTCATCTCCCACTGAAATCTGGATAAAATCTGGTGACCAAGGCAACCAATGGAGAAAAGCACAAGTAACTGTTTATCCCAGGGACAACGTACCTTACACTATCGAAATTGTTGGCTTCAAGGGCAACGGCTACACTGGGGACATTGCAATTGACGACCTTGTGACCCTGTCAGGGGCATGCCCACCCACTGGTTTCTGTGACTTTGAGCGTGATAATTGTCAGTGGACTAACACTGGAGGTGACGATTTTGACTGGCAGAGGGACAAAGGTGGAACTCAAACCTTAACAACGGGGCCCACAGTAGATCACACCCTTGGCAGCTCAATGGGATACTATCTGTACATTGAGACATCAGGAAATAACAGAAGAATTGGAGAAAAAGCATGGCTGGTCAGTGATTACCAGGACCCAAGGACAGCAGTTTGTATTTCTTTCTGGTACCATATGTATGGAGCAGGTATTGGCAGCCTGAATGTATACACTAAACAGGTCTCCTCAGGAAGTATGGTTAAAGTTTGGCAATTAAGTGGCAATCAAGGAAATGTCTGGCAGCAGGCTAATGTTGATATCTCTAGCAATAATCAGTTCACAATTATATTTGAAGGTGTGTATGGTGGCAGCTACTTAGGTGACATTGCCATGGATGATGTGCTCATCTCCTACACCCAATGCTCGAGTGTGACACCCATGACAACCCAGTATCCTGGTGTCGGGTCATCCCCAGCCACATACCCACCATCACCAATAGACTGCACATTTGAAATAGGCCTGTGTAGCTGGAGTCAGGACCAGACGGACACATTTGATTGGTCGCCTAATTCTGGTTCAACCGCTTCTCTCAAGACTGGCCCTGCATCTGATCACACTCTCCAAACTAATGCAGGCCATTACATGTACATAGAAAATTCTGGAAAATCAGTCAATTCATCAGCTAGACTCTTGAGTCCCATTCAACCTGTGGATATTTCTGgactttgttttaaattttg CCTGGGACCTCAGTTCAAATCATCATTGAAGGTCTTGCCGGTACGGCTAGCGATGGTGACATAG
- the LOC127844455 gene encoding MAM and LDL-receptor class A domain-containing protein 1-like, with protein MTLAPTQVSAHHRTRVTLKKVSVVTRRTPLTSLTGPCTSRLLEQQAPGPAVDHSEGTAAGHYIYIESSSPQHPGDIARIDSPVYNPSSGSCVTFWYSMNGITIGTLNIYKKTGATRGSPLWTMSGNQGLQWQKAQVSVSSSVGFQVTFEGIIGPGYKSDIALDDIDISLGACPTAGSCNFEKDLCDWTNANAGDDFDWERIQGATASNNTGPQTDHTLNSAYGTYLYIEASDPRQQGDKAWLVSSAYPNGTDQCISWWYNMNGGGMGTLNVNVWPYNTGMSQTTIWLKSGDQGPMWNQGQVQILDPGAAYRIVFEAIRGPNYNSDLAIDDIILLPGNCMGHAIPQLNPCVYQCDGHCVRSDQICNLINDCSDIRDENTCGYNCNFETGTCNWSNTNGTSFVFKQGPSPVPNSNLGPLFDHTTLSPNGHYMYLDADKGSLYSSAIYVSPLLMQASPSCEMVFYYHMTGTYIGQLEVTLKQDYLQSRVFFLLGDQQNVWKKAVVYIGRMSNPFNVVINARRTFSTNGDIAIDDIFFQNCGYPAPQSSCAANQFKCKTNVCISKSRLCDFTDDCGDNSDEAKSSDIVSCSTYQKCSFEQDFCFFQQDQTDDFDWSRRSGPTVTVGTGPSRDHTLNSANGHYLYIETSSPQRPGQTARLVSPFLFANDSSNFCIMRFYYEMFGPDINTLTVYYRTQVNGQLNRLWGRNGNVG; from the coding sequence ATGACCTTAGCTCCAACACAGGTCTCTGCCCACCACAGAACACGTGTGACTTTGAAGAAGGTCTCTGTGGTTACTCGCAGGACACCACTGACCAGTTTGACTGGGCCCTGCACCAGTCGTTTACTGGAACAACAGGCACCTGGCCCAGCAGTTGATCACAGTGAAGGCACCGCAGCGGGACATTACATTTACATCGAATCTTCCTCTCCCCAACATCCTGGGGACATCGCCAGAATTGACAGCCCCGTGTATAATCCATCTTCCGGATCCTGCGTTACATTCTGGTACAGTATGAATGGCATCACAATAGGAACTCTGAACATCTACAAGAAGACTGGGGCAACCCGAGGTTCACCATTATGGACCATGAGTGGCAACCAAGGATTGCAGTGGCAGAAAGCCCAGGTTTCTGTATCCAGCTCTGTGGGTTTCCAGGTCACATTTGAAGGAATAATTGGCCCAGGGTACAAGAGTGACATTGCACTTGATGACATTGACATAAGTCTGGGTGCTTGTCCCACTGCAGGCTCTTGTAATTTTGAAAAAGATCTTTGCGACTGGACCAATGCAAATGCTGGCGATGATTTTGACTGGGAAAGAATTCAAGGTGCCACTGCCAGTAACAACACTGGACCTCAAACAGACCATACTTTGAACTCCGCCTATGGAACGTACCTGTACATTGAAGCCTCAGACCCACGTCAACAGGGGGACAAGGCCTGGCTTGTTTCTTCCGCTTATCCCAATGGTACGGACCAGTGTATTTCCTGGTGGTACAACATGAATGGTGGAGGTATGGGAACACTTAATGTTAATGTATGGCCTTATAACACGGGCATGAGCCAAACCACCATCTGGCTAAAATCTGGCGATCAAGGTCCAATGTGGAATCAAGGACAAGTTCAAATCCTTGATCCAGGAGCAGCTTACAGAATTGTCTTTGAAGCAATACGAGGTCCAAATTACAATTCAGATTTAGCCATCGATGACATTATTCTGTTGCCTGGTAATTGTATGGGGCATGCTATCCCCCAACTCAACCCGTGTGTCTACCAGTGTGATGGACACTGTGTGAGAAGTGATCAGATCTGCAATCTTATTAATGACTGTTCAGACATACGTGATGAAAACACATGTGGTTACAACTGCAACTTTGAGACGGGGACCTGCAATTGGAGCAATACTAATGgcacaagttttgtttttaaacaggGACCAAGCCCAGTGCCAAATTCCAACCTTGGTCCACTCTTTGACCACACAACTTTAAGTCCCAATGGACATTACATGTACCTGGATGCAGACAAGGGATCCCTCTACTCTTCAGCTATCTATGTCAGCCCTCTTCTAATGCAAGCATCCCCTTCATGCGAGATGGTCTTCTATTATCACATGACAGGAACATATATCGGTCAGCTTGAAGTCACACTAAAACAGGACTATCTGCAATCAAGAGTATTCTTCCTTCTTGGTGATCAGCAAAATGTCTGGAAAAAAGCTGTAGTTTACATAGGCAGAATGTCAAATCCCTTCAATGTGGTTATCAATGCAAGAAGAACATTCTCTACCAATGGTGACATTGCAATTGATGACATCTTTTTCCAAAATTGCGGTTACCCAGCACCTCAAAGCTCCTGTGCTGCTAATCAGTTCAAATGCAAAACAAATGTTTGCATTTCCAAGTCACGACTCTGTGACTTCACTGACGACTGCGGTGACAACAGTGACGAAGCCAAGAGCAGTGACATTGTGTCCTGCAGTACGTACCAAAAATGCAGCTTTGAGCAAGATTTCTGTTTCTTCCAACAAGACCAGACAGACGACTTTGACTGGTCACGTAGGTCGGGGCCAACTGTCACTGTTGGCACTGGGCCCTCCAGAGACCACACGCTCAACAGCGCAAATGGGCATTATTTGTACATTGAGACTTCTTCTCCTCAGCGACCTGGGCAAACTGCAAGACTCGTCAGCCCATTCTTGTTTGCCAACGACTCCAGTAACTTTTGCATAATGAGATTCTATTACGAGATGTTTGGAccagatataaatacattgacAGTTTATTACAGAACACAGGTCAACGGCCAACTGAATCGACTCTGGGGCAGAAATGGAAATGTCGGGTGA